A window of Brachybacterium fresconis contains these coding sequences:
- a CDS encoding serine/threonine protein kinase, protein MADVIVGRFALIDLIAKGGSGSVWRAWDSKTEMLCAAKVLRQRDSADLMRFVREKGVSFDHPHLLTPHGWGAEDEHVVIAMPLVSGGTLESVVKKKGKLAEPAVVVILDQLLDGLAHVHAEGWIHRDVKPANIMFEPRGRAVPVSRLADFGIAVHETDVRFTHVGMVNGTPGYMAPELFSMAEPAPSHDLYAAGVVALVALNGKIALHDGAFRPDELSQHLRGVTPKLSAVIRKLVAAQPDQRYQDADTVRRDLPRVPQGYPLTHADGAPLEFQDTLDPLPENAPGAIRPERPAPQVASSSMEAIRAGQVQQGFSSGSPSPQTGPQWVQGAPGAPQGMAQQGAPPGIGQQGAPPGIGQQGAPMQGSPHPGPGSPQPAPSQQGAAQNYTATQASTSTVTGQGGTRNRSTLLAVGLGVGAAVVLGVIVAITLLALFPRASAASIGDGAAVSSIDAAFAEVTPGQECAARDEGIIALTTEGDYVSCSRADDGSGYAFA, encoded by the coding sequence ATGGCTGATGTGATCGTCGGGCGCTTCGCCCTCATAGACCTGATCGCCAAGGGCGGCTCCGGGTCCGTGTGGCGCGCCTGGGACTCGAAGACCGAGATGCTGTGCGCCGCCAAGGTGCTGCGCCAGCGCGACTCGGCCGACCTCATGCGCTTCGTGCGCGAGAAGGGCGTCAGCTTCGACCACCCCCACCTGCTCACCCCGCACGGCTGGGGCGCGGAGGACGAGCACGTCGTGATCGCGATGCCGCTGGTCTCCGGCGGCACGCTCGAATCGGTCGTGAAGAAGAAGGGCAAGCTCGCCGAGCCGGCGGTGGTGGTCATCCTCGACCAGCTGCTCGACGGCCTCGCCCACGTGCACGCCGAGGGGTGGATCCACCGCGACGTGAAGCCCGCCAACATCATGTTCGAGCCGCGCGGGCGGGCGGTCCCCGTCTCCCGCCTGGCGGACTTCGGCATCGCCGTGCACGAGACCGACGTGCGCTTCACCCACGTCGGCATGGTCAACGGCACGCCCGGATACATGGCGCCGGAGCTGTTCTCGATGGCGGAGCCGGCCCCCTCCCACGATCTCTACGCCGCGGGCGTGGTGGCCCTGGTCGCCCTGAACGGGAAGATCGCGCTGCACGACGGGGCCTTCCGGCCCGATGAGCTCTCCCAGCACCTGCGCGGAGTCACCCCGAAGCTGTCCGCGGTGATCCGCAAGCTGGTCGCCGCCCAGCCCGACCAGCGGTACCAGGACGCCGACACGGTACGGCGGGATCTGCCCCGCGTGCCGCAGGGCTACCCGCTGACCCACGCCGACGGCGCCCCGCTCGAGTTCCAGGACACCTTGGACCCGCTGCCGGAGAACGCGCCCGGTGCCATACGACCCGAGCGGCCCGCGCCCCAGGTCGCCTCGTCCTCGATGGAGGCGATCCGCGCGGGACAGGTCCAGCAGGGCTTCTCCTCGGGCTCGCCCTCGCCGCAGACCGGGCCGCAATGGGTCCAGGGGGCGCCCGGTGCGCCGCAGGGAATGGCGCAGCAGGGGGCACCACCGGGGATCGGGCAGCAGGGTGCGCCACCGGGGATCGGGCAGCAGGGTGCGCCGATGCAGGGCTCGCCGCATCCCGGGCCGGGGTCGCCGCAACCTGCTCCGTCGCAGCAGGGCGCCGCGCAGAACTACACCGCCACCCAGGCCTCGACCAGCACCGTCACCGGTCAGGGTGGGACGCGCAATCGGAGCACCCTGCTCGCCGTGGGCCTCGGCGTCGGCGCGGCGGTGGTCCTCGGCGTCATCGTCGCGATCACGCTGCTGGCGCTCTTCCCGCGGGCATCGGCCGCTTCCATCGGGGACGGCGCCGCGGTCAGCAGCATCGATGCCGCCTTCGCCGAGGTCACCCCCGGCCAGGAGTGCGCTGCACGGGACGAGGGCATCATCGCCCTCACGACCGAGGGTGACTACGTCTCCTGCTCCCGCGCCGACGACGGCAGCGGCTACGCCTTCGCCTGA
- a CDS encoding MBL fold metallo-hydrolase yields the protein MLLERLYDTDLAQASYLIASTDAQRAVVVDPRRDVQVYLDLAAKHGLEITDVTETHIHADYLSGTRELAAATGATIHVSGHGGADWSYGYDAHLLHDGDEIVVGEVRLRALFTPGHTPEHLSYLVTDGGVADEPGFLLSGDFIFAGDLGRPDLLDEVAGGEDTREDSARTMFASLRDRFVTLPDHVLVFPGHGAGSACGKSLGAVPSTTVGYEKRFAWWAPLVAAGDEDAFVDRLLHGQPEAHAYFARMKRQNRDGPALRGPVQPLAELAPDDAASRLTDGRAVLLDTRSLDEVHRGAVVGALTVPAATSRSTYAAWSYDPEHERTPLILLARDAEQAEELRDNLLRVGIDTVAGYITSVADLPSFVPETVAPADLSAHQHDLLLDVRGRDEHADGAVPGSAQLHGGRALWELETLPTGGRIVVYCQSGLRAGVVSAALRRAGYDITELQGSYAGWSQWAQAGR from the coding sequence GTGCTGCTCGAACGTCTCTACGACACGGACCTGGCCCAGGCCAGCTACCTGATCGCCTCGACCGACGCCCAGCGCGCCGTCGTCGTCGACCCCCGCCGTGATGTGCAGGTCTACCTCGACCTCGCCGCGAAGCACGGCCTGGAGATCACCGACGTGACCGAGACGCACATCCACGCCGACTACCTCTCCGGCACCCGGGAGCTGGCCGCGGCCACCGGCGCCACCATCCACGTCTCCGGCCACGGCGGCGCCGACTGGTCCTACGGCTACGACGCCCACCTGCTGCATGACGGCGACGAGATCGTCGTCGGCGAGGTGCGCCTGCGCGCCCTGTTCACCCCCGGGCACACTCCGGAGCACCTGAGCTACCTGGTCACGGACGGCGGCGTGGCCGACGAGCCGGGCTTCCTGCTCTCGGGCGATTTCATCTTCGCCGGGGACCTGGGCCGCCCCGACCTGCTCGACGAGGTCGCCGGCGGGGAGGACACCCGCGAGGACTCCGCCCGCACCATGTTCGCCTCCCTGCGCGACCGCTTCGTGACCCTGCCGGACCATGTGCTGGTCTTCCCCGGCCACGGCGCGGGCTCGGCCTGCGGGAAGTCGCTCGGCGCCGTCCCCTCCACCACCGTCGGCTACGAGAAGCGCTTCGCCTGGTGGGCACCGCTGGTGGCGGCCGGCGACGAGGACGCCTTCGTGGACCGTCTGCTGCACGGTCAGCCCGAGGCGCACGCCTACTTCGCGCGGATGAAGCGCCAGAACCGCGACGGGCCCGCCCTGCGCGGCCCGGTCCAGCCGCTGGCCGAGCTCGCCCCCGACGACGCCGCGAGCCGGCTGACCGACGGGCGGGCCGTGCTGCTGGACACCCGCAGCCTCGACGAGGTCCACCGCGGGGCCGTGGTCGGCGCGCTGACCGTGCCCGCCGCCACCAGCCGCTCCACCTACGCCGCCTGGAGCTACGACCCCGAGCACGAGAGGACCCCGCTGATCCTGCTGGCCCGCGACGCGGAGCAGGCCGAGGAACTGCGCGACAACCTGCTGCGGGTCGGGATCGACACCGTCGCCGGCTACATCACCTCGGTGGCGGATCTGCCCTCCTTCGTGCCCGAGACCGTCGCCCCCGCCGACCTCTCCGCGCACCAGCACGACCTGCTGCTGGACGTGCGCGGCCGCGACGAGCACGCCGACGGCGCCGTGCCGGGATCAGCGCAGCTGCACGGCGGGCGCGCCCTGTGGGAGCTCGAGACGCTCCCCACCGGCGGCCGGATCGTCGTGTACTGCCAGTCGGGTCTGCGCGCCGGGGTGGTCTCGGCCGCGCTGCGCCGTGCCGGGTACGACATCACCGAGCTCCAGGGCAGCTACGCCGGCTGGTCGCAGTGGGCGCAGGCCGGCCGGTGA